The Leucobacter rhizosphaerae genome includes a region encoding these proteins:
- a CDS encoding DUF349 domain-containing protein gives MSEATNETPWGRVDEERTVYVREGDTERAVGSFPDGTPEEALAYFTRKYADLEGQVTLLEARIARGTAEASVAGTVAKLQQQLVEPAAVGDLAALRARVDKLGGKAAELTEKQQAERDAARQEALAKREAIITEAERLAAQPEASIRWKDTSLAFEQLFADWQTAQKNGPQVPKGQADALWKRFRSARQTFDTARRAHFAQMDSNNKDVKQRKERIIAAAEALAPKGIDGIPAYRDLLDEWKAAGRASRKLDDQLWARFKAAGDVLYDAKAAETAQTNEEYTANLVAKQALLDEAEPILSETQHTSARKALTAIQLRWDELGRVPREALRDIEGRLRKIEDHVKGLEEEHWRKSNPETKARSEGLRGQLEASIAELTTEVEAARAAGDTRAVSDAEAKLQTQQSWLAALGD, from the coding sequence GTGAGCGAAGCGACCAACGAAACCCCCTGGGGCCGAGTCGACGAGGAACGCACGGTATACGTCCGAGAGGGCGACACCGAGCGCGCCGTGGGGTCGTTCCCCGACGGTACACCGGAAGAGGCGCTCGCCTACTTCACGCGGAAGTACGCCGATCTCGAGGGTCAGGTCACCCTGCTCGAGGCGCGCATCGCCCGCGGCACCGCCGAGGCCTCCGTCGCCGGCACCGTCGCCAAGCTGCAGCAGCAGCTCGTCGAGCCGGCCGCGGTCGGCGACCTGGCGGCACTGCGCGCACGCGTCGACAAGCTCGGTGGCAAGGCCGCTGAGCTCACCGAGAAGCAGCAGGCCGAGCGCGACGCGGCGCGGCAGGAGGCCCTCGCCAAGCGCGAGGCGATCATCACCGAGGCCGAGCGGCTCGCGGCGCAGCCTGAGGCGTCCATCCGCTGGAAGGACACGAGCCTCGCGTTCGAGCAGCTCTTCGCCGACTGGCAGACGGCTCAGAAGAACGGTCCCCAGGTGCCCAAGGGGCAGGCGGATGCGCTCTGGAAGCGCTTCCGGTCGGCGCGTCAGACCTTCGATACCGCGCGGCGCGCCCACTTCGCACAGATGGACTCCAACAACAAGGACGTGAAGCAGCGCAAGGAGCGGATCATCGCCGCCGCGGAGGCCCTGGCGCCGAAGGGCATCGACGGCATCCCCGCCTATCGCGACCTGCTCGACGAGTGGAAGGCCGCCGGACGTGCGAGCCGCAAGCTCGATGACCAGCTGTGGGCGCGGTTCAAGGCCGCCGGCGACGTGCTCTACGACGCGAAGGCGGCGGAGACGGCGCAGACGAACGAGGAGTACACCGCGAACCTCGTCGCGAAGCAGGCCCTGCTCGACGAGGCGGAGCCGATCCTGTCGGAGACCCAGCACACCTCGGCGCGCAAGGCGCTGACCGCGATCCAGCTCCGCTGGGATGAGCTCGGGCGCGTGCCGCGGGAGGCGCTCCGCGACATCGAAGGGCGTCTGCGCAAGATCGAGGACCACGTGAAGGGTCTCGAGGAGGAGCACTGGCGGAAGTCGAACCCCGAGACCAAGGCGCGCAGCGAGGGCCTTCGCGGGCAGCTCGAGGCGTCGATCGCGGAGCTCACGACCGAGGTCGAGGCCGCACGTGCGGCGGGCGACACGCGTGCCGTGTCGGATGCCGAGGCGAAGCTGCAGACGCAGCAGTCCTGGCTCGCCGCCCTCGGGGACTGA
- the yajC gene encoding preprotein translocase subunit YajC, producing the protein MFGLIAVLIFFMFRNGKKRQAAMQALQNGLRPGAEVMLQSGIFGTVVSIDDEDNRLTVQSGTSTIVVHRNAVSQIITPVDAPDDDVVGSELAPDDDPAFGERIAEERAAAGEPVETTEVVEEIEIVSDPASKDAAAKDSAAKESDGENGPETTPKA; encoded by the coding sequence ATGTTCGGCCTGATTGCCGTGCTCATCTTCTTCATGTTCCGGAACGGGAAGAAGCGCCAGGCCGCCATGCAGGCGCTGCAGAACGGACTCCGCCCCGGTGCCGAGGTCATGCTCCAGTCGGGCATCTTCGGAACCGTCGTGTCCATCGATGACGAGGACAATCGTCTGACCGTGCAGAGCGGCACGAGCACCATCGTCGTGCACCGCAACGCGGTGTCGCAGATCATCACGCCCGTCGATGCCCCGGACGACGACGTGGTCGGCTCCGAGCTCGCCCCGGATGACGATCCCGCGTTCGGCGAGCGCATCGCCGAGGAGCGCGCCGCTGCCGGTGAGCCCGTCGAGACGACCGAGGTCGTCGAGGAGATCGAGATCGTGAGCGATCCCGCGTCGAAGGACGCCGCGGCCAAGGATTCCGCCGCGAAGGAGTCCGACGGGGAGAACGGCCCCGAGACCACGCCCAAGGCGTAA
- the secD gene encoding protein translocase subunit SecD encodes MRRARRSLVFLLVIIVGLVGLITLGVFRSDATWTPKLALDLQGGTQILLAAEQTDGQAVGGEQLQQAVSIIRQRVDAAGVSEAEITTQGSQNISVSIPGKVDDATLQRIEASAKLDFRPVLAVDIGVTAETPGEEEATAEGADAEASASDAESTGDQAAESDASQDDAAESTDDAESTTDTSAVDPDPLPEGAGDLAWITPELQEQFDAFTCTSDSVLDTRDAPADRPLITCQDNGLKYILGPVELEGDVITDAVAQAETTQTGATTGGWVVQITMNNKGTETFGKISTRLYGATEPQNQFAFVLDGSVLSAPTMQGQILDGRPSISGDFTQESAKALADQLKFGALPMDFTVQSQEDISSTLGSNQLQAGLLAGLIGLVLVVIYSMFQYRALGTLTIASLAIAAILTYLLLTFFSWRQGYRLSLAGVAGIIVAVGFTADSFIVYFERVRDALRDGFSIDGAIENGWKRAFRTILASDGVNFLAAVILFILAVGNVKGFAFTLGLTTLVDVLVVALFTHPMMVLLGRTRFYREGHPASGLDPRRLGAIYRGRAQFRAPVIASKGAGKKNARSQREAERRQTIAERKAAESSGTPATTTAGKES; translated from the coding sequence GTGCGGAGAGCTCGTCGCTCCCTCGTTTTTCTACTGGTCATCATCGTCGGCCTCGTCGGACTGATCACTCTCGGAGTGTTCCGCAGCGACGCGACGTGGACGCCGAAGCTCGCACTCGACCTGCAGGGCGGCACGCAGATCCTTCTCGCGGCCGAGCAGACCGACGGCCAGGCCGTGGGCGGTGAGCAGCTGCAGCAGGCGGTCTCCATCATCCGCCAGCGCGTGGACGCCGCGGGTGTCTCCGAGGCGGAGATCACCACCCAGGGCAGCCAGAACATCTCGGTGTCGATCCCGGGCAAGGTCGACGACGCGACGCTGCAGCGCATCGAGGCGTCGGCGAAGCTCGACTTCCGCCCCGTACTCGCGGTCGACATCGGCGTGACCGCCGAGACGCCGGGCGAAGAGGAGGCGACTGCCGAGGGCGCCGACGCGGAGGCCAGCGCTTCCGATGCCGAGTCGACCGGCGATCAGGCCGCTGAGAGCGACGCCTCCCAGGATGACGCCGCTGAGAGCACCGACGACGCCGAGTCCACGACGGACACCTCGGCCGTGGATCCCGACCCGCTGCCCGAGGGAGCGGGAGACCTGGCGTGGATCACGCCCGAGCTGCAGGAGCAGTTCGACGCCTTCACCTGCACCTCCGACAGCGTGCTCGACACCCGTGATGCACCGGCGGACCGCCCGCTCATCACCTGCCAGGACAACGGCCTGAAGTACATCCTCGGCCCGGTCGAGCTCGAGGGCGACGTGATCACCGATGCCGTGGCGCAGGCCGAGACCACCCAGACGGGTGCGACGACCGGCGGCTGGGTCGTCCAGATCACCATGAACAACAAGGGCACCGAGACCTTCGGCAAGATCAGCACGCGCCTGTACGGTGCCACTGAGCCGCAGAACCAGTTCGCGTTTGTGCTCGACGGCAGTGTCCTCTCGGCTCCGACCATGCAGGGGCAGATCCTCGACGGTCGCCCCTCGATCAGCGGCGACTTCACGCAGGAGAGCGCGAAGGCGCTCGCCGACCAGCTGAAGTTCGGTGCGCTGCCGATGGACTTCACCGTGCAGAGCCAGGAGGACATCTCCTCGACGCTCGGCTCGAATCAGCTGCAGGCCGGGTTGCTCGCGGGTCTCATCGGCCTGGTGCTCGTGGTCATCTACTCGATGTTCCAGTACCGCGCACTCGGCACGCTGACGATCGCCTCCCTCGCGATCGCCGCGATCCTCACGTACCTCTTGCTCACCTTCTTCTCGTGGCGCCAGGGCTACCGGCTCTCCCTCGCCGGCGTCGCCGGCATCATCGTCGCGGTCGGGTTCACCGCGGACTCGTTCATCGTGTACTTCGAGCGCGTCCGAGACGCGCTGCGCGACGGGTTCTCGATCGACGGGGCCATCGAGAACGGCTGGAAGCGCGCCTTCCGCACGATTCTGGCCTCCGACGGCGTGAACTTCCTCGCCGCGGTGATTCTCTTCATCCTCGCGGTCGGCAACGTCAAGGGTTTCGCGTTCACCCTCGGTCTCACCACGCTCGTGGACGTGCTCGTCGTAGCGCTCTTCACGCACCCGATGATGGTGCTGCTCGGGCGCACGCGCTTCTACCGCGAGGGCCACCCGGCCTCGGGCCTCGACCCCCGTCGCCTCGGCGCGATCTACCGCGGTCGCGCGCAGTTCCGCGCACCGGTCATCGCGTCCAAGGGAGCGGGCAAAAAGAACGCCCGAAGCCAGCGCGAGGCCGAACGACGACAGACCATCGCAGAGCGGAAGGCCGCCGAGTCCTCCGGAACCCCGGCGACGACCACCGCCGGAAAGGAGAGCTGA
- a CDS encoding phosphodiester glycosidase family protein codes for MDTAETSEPLAPTDPQGPQRRRWRLRTAIISTATALALVLGGAAAWAADRFLIPKVEISDVAQYEASQTATGANVDATDDDTSVTVTQETRGTGEDTITLTIADVQLGDATDLRSAFAHNQFGENITQTTSEMAEANDAVFAVNGDYYGFRSTGIVIRNGVAYRDEPAREGLAMYTDGRVEVYDETSTSADELVAAGVWNTLSFGPAIVEDGQAVDGIEDVEIDTNFGNHSIQGQQPRTAIGVIDENHLVFVVVDGRDPGTSRGATLTELADIMLELGAETAYNLDGGGSSTLYSDGGVVNRPSNGGERGTSDILYVAG; via the coding sequence ATGGATACCGCAGAGACCTCCGAACCGCTCGCACCCACGGACCCCCAAGGCCCCCAGCGACGCCGCTGGCGTCTCAGAACCGCCATCATCTCGACGGCGACCGCTCTCGCCCTGGTCCTCGGCGGCGCCGCCGCCTGGGCGGCGGACCGCTTTCTCATCCCCAAGGTCGAGATCTCGGACGTCGCGCAGTACGAGGCGAGCCAGACCGCCACGGGCGCCAACGTAGACGCCACCGATGACGACACCAGCGTCACCGTGACGCAGGAGACGCGGGGCACGGGCGAGGACACCATCACGCTCACGATCGCGGACGTCCAACTCGGAGATGCGACGGACCTGCGCTCCGCGTTCGCGCACAACCAGTTCGGCGAGAACATCACCCAGACCACGAGCGAGATGGCCGAGGCGAACGACGCCGTGTTCGCGGTCAACGGCGACTACTACGGATTCCGCAGCACCGGGATCGTGATCCGCAACGGCGTCGCCTACCGCGACGAACCCGCACGGGAGGGGCTGGCGATGTACACCGACGGCCGCGTCGAAGTGTACGACGAGACCTCCACGTCGGCCGACGAGCTCGTCGCCGCGGGGGTGTGGAACACGCTGAGCTTCGGTCCCGCGATCGTCGAGGACGGCCAGGCGGTCGACGGCATCGAGGACGTCGAGATCGACACGAACTTCGGCAATCACTCGATCCAGGGCCAGCAGCCGCGCACCGCGATCGGGGTGATCGACGAGAACCACCTCGTCTTTGTGGTGGTGGACGGCCGGGATCCCGGCACGAGCCGGGGAGCCACGCTCACCGAGCTCGCCGACATCATGCTCGAGCTCGGCGCCGAGACCGCCTACAATCTCGACGGCGGGGGCTCGTCGACGCTCTACTCCGACGGCGGGGTCGTGAACCGCCCGTCGAACGGCGGCGAGCGCGGCACCAGCGACATCCTCTACGTGGCGGGCTGA
- the secF gene encoding protein translocase subunit SecF → MARSFSEFGNALYTGEKSINFIGRRKTWYTISAVLILIAILGPLLRGGFTFGIEFTGGSQFQVHLEQGQDRDPQIAEEAVREVLPSSAPRVSQLGPTDIRVQTEALKDAENQEVTAALAEGYGVEEADVTYSFIGPAWGQDITRQAIIALIVFIVFATLVMALYFRTWKMSMAAMVALFHDLIITAGIYGISGFEITPAAMIGFLTILGYSLYDTVVVFDKIRENTSPGEMSDRRTFAESVNLGVNQTLVRSINTSVVALLPVGSILFIGAFVLGAGTLRDISLALFIGIFVGAYSTIFIAAPVYAQLRQDEPSIKDRDAKVLRARAKESADSDADTAESEAATAR, encoded by the coding sequence ATGGCTCGCTCATTCTCCGAGTTCGGAAACGCCCTCTACACCGGTGAGAAGTCGATCAACTTCATCGGCCGCCGGAAGACGTGGTACACGATCTCCGCGGTGCTGATCCTCATCGCGATCCTCGGACCGCTGCTCCGCGGCGGGTTCACCTTCGGCATCGAGTTCACCGGCGGCAGCCAGTTCCAGGTCCACCTGGAGCAGGGTCAGGATCGGGACCCGCAGATCGCCGAGGAGGCGGTCCGAGAGGTCCTGCCCTCCAGTGCCCCGCGCGTGTCCCAGCTCGGCCCGACGGACATCCGCGTGCAGACCGAAGCGCTGAAGGACGCTGAGAACCAGGAGGTCACGGCGGCACTCGCCGAGGGCTACGGCGTCGAGGAAGCCGACGTGACGTATTCGTTCATCGGGCCCGCCTGGGGACAGGACATCACGCGCCAGGCGATCATCGCGCTCATCGTCTTCATCGTCTTCGCCACGCTGGTGATGGCGCTCTACTTCCGCACGTGGAAGATGTCGATGGCCGCGATGGTCGCGCTCTTCCACGACCTCATCATCACCGCGGGGATCTACGGGATCTCGGGCTTCGAGATCACCCCGGCAGCGATGATCGGCTTCCTCACCATCCTCGGTTACTCCCTCTACGACACCGTCGTGGTCTTCGACAAGATCCGCGAGAACACGTCGCCCGGGGAGATGAGCGATCGCCGCACCTTTGCGGAATCGGTCAACCTCGGCGTCAACCAGACCCTCGTGCGCTCGATCAACACCTCGGTCGTCGCGCTGCTTCCTGTGGGTTCGATCCTCTTCATCGGTGCGTTCGTGCTCGGTGCGGGCACGCTCCGCGATATCTCGCTCGCGCTCTTCATCGGTATCTTCGTCGGGGCGTACTCCACCATCTTCATCGCCGCACCGGTCTACGCGCAGCTCCGACAGGATGAGCCGTCGATCAAGGACCGCGATGCGAAGGTGCTCCGCGCTCGCGCAAAGGAATCCGCCGATTCCGACGCCGATACCGCAGAGTCCGAGGCCGCGACCGCACGCTAG
- the ruvB gene encoding Holliday junction branch migration DNA helicase RuvB gives MTGELSAQVSPSELGYEGALRPATLDEFVGQAKVRSQLGLLLNAATMRQRTPDHILLAGPPGLGKTTLSMIVAVELDKPLHQTSGPAIQHAGDLAAVLSALTPGEVLFVDEIHRMARSAEEMLYLAMEDFKVDIMVGKGAGATSVPLELAPFTLVGATTRAGLLPNPLRDRFGFTAHLEFYSEDELARVVRRAAGLLDFEISPRGVDEIARRSRGTPRIANRLLRRVRDYSLVHGTPGDTPSVEAALTLYDVDQHGLDRLDREVLRAVVERFNGGPVGLSTLAVSVGEEAETIEAVVEPFLVRAGLLTRTPRGRVATRSGWEHVGIPIPAPQAAPPTLI, from the coding sequence GTGACGGGAGAACTGTCAGCTCAGGTCTCGCCCTCCGAGCTCGGGTACGAGGGCGCGCTCCGGCCCGCGACGCTCGACGAGTTCGTCGGGCAGGCGAAGGTGCGCAGTCAGCTGGGCCTGCTGCTCAACGCGGCCACGATGCGGCAGCGGACGCCCGACCACATTCTGCTCGCGGGCCCACCGGGGCTCGGCAAGACGACGCTCTCGATGATCGTGGCGGTGGAGCTCGATAAGCCCTTGCACCAGACCTCCGGCCCCGCGATCCAGCACGCCGGTGACCTCGCGGCCGTGCTCTCGGCGCTCACCCCGGGGGAGGTGCTCTTCGTCGACGAGATCCATCGCATGGCGCGCAGCGCCGAGGAGATGCTCTACCTCGCGATGGAGGATTTCAAGGTCGACATCATGGTCGGCAAGGGCGCGGGAGCCACCTCCGTGCCGCTCGAGCTCGCCCCCTTCACTCTGGTGGGCGCTACGACTCGCGCCGGTCTGCTGCCGAATCCGCTGCGGGATCGCTTCGGGTTCACCGCGCATCTGGAGTTCTACTCCGAGGACGAGCTGGCCCGCGTCGTGCGGCGCGCAGCCGGTCTGCTCGACTTCGAGATCTCACCCCGGGGCGTGGACGAGATCGCCCGCCGCTCCCGCGGCACCCCGCGGATCGCGAACCGGCTGCTCCGACGCGTGCGCGACTACAGTCTCGTGCACGGGACGCCCGGCGACACCCCGAGCGTCGAGGCCGCGCTGACCCTGTACGACGTGGATCAGCATGGTCTGGACCGCCTGGACCGCGAAGTGCTGCGCGCCGTGGTCGAGCGTTTCAACGGTGGGCCCGTCGGGCTCTCCACGCTGGCGGTGTCCGTGGGCGAGGAAGCCGAGACGATCGAGGCGGTCGTGGAGCCGTTCCTCGTGCGCGCGGGTCTGCTCACGCGCACCCCTCGTGGCCGGGTCGCCACGCGCAGTGGCTGGGAGCACGTCGGGATCCCGATTCCGGCACCGCAGGCCGCCCCGCCCACGCTGATCTGA
- a CDS encoding RelA/SpoT family protein: protein MAVNDTAQSGTPSLRRLVPRIFSRGSAPGAVDQLVRTVRSNHPRADLSMIERAYTVAERAHRGQKRRSGEPYITHPIAVAQILADLGIAPVAIAAALLHDTVEDTEYSLDQLTAEFGEEVAMLVDGVTKLDKLKYGDSAQAETVRKMVVAMSRDIRVLVIKLADRLHNARTWGFVSSDSAKRKAQETLEIYAPLAHRLGIQSMKSELEDLSFAVLKPKLYAEIENLVSQRNPQRDEVVGAVIQSIETDLREAKIRGEVTGRPKELYSIYQKMIVRGRDFDDIYDLVGIRVLVASIRDCYAVLGAVHARWTPIPGRFKDYIATPKFNLYQSLHTTVIGPDGRAVEIQIRTVEMHQRAEFGVAAHWKYKQRQQGQQQPSSNDMAWLAHISDWQAETEDPSEFLDALRFEIGAKEVYVFTPKGRVVGLPAGGTTVDFAYAVHTEVGHRTMGARVNGRLVPLETPLQNGDVVEVFTSKDPNAGPNKSWLTFVKSKRAQNKIRQWFTKERRDEAAETGKVEITKALRKQGMPLHQVMNSAALQQVALQLRLADVTALYAAVGEGHVSAQSVIEKVSALVFDDQVSSEPALATLPIIESPRTSKASATSGVVVTGASDVLAKLAKCCTPVPGDEIRGFVTKGQGVSVHRVNCHNFQELQHQQERLIDVEWAPTSKSVFLVQIQVEALDRSGLLSDVTRTLSEHHVNILSASVNTSTSRLAISKFVFEMANATHLEHVLNAVRRIDGVYDVYRIQS from the coding sequence GTGGCAGTGAACGATACCGCGCAGAGCGGCACTCCGTCGCTGCGTCGACTCGTGCCGCGAATCTTCTCCCGGGGGAGCGCACCCGGGGCGGTCGACCAGCTCGTCCGCACGGTGCGCAGCAACCACCCGCGCGCCGACCTCTCGATGATCGAGCGCGCGTACACGGTCGCCGAGCGCGCGCACCGCGGCCAGAAGCGGCGGAGCGGTGAGCCGTACATCACCCACCCGATCGCGGTGGCCCAGATCCTCGCCGATCTCGGCATCGCACCGGTCGCGATCGCGGCTGCCCTGCTGCACGACACCGTCGAGGATACGGAGTACTCGCTCGACCAGCTGACCGCCGAGTTCGGCGAAGAGGTCGCGATGCTCGTCGACGGCGTGACGAAGCTCGACAAGCTCAAGTACGGCGATTCCGCGCAGGCGGAAACGGTGCGCAAGATGGTGGTCGCGATGTCGCGCGATATCCGTGTGCTCGTGATCAAACTCGCCGACCGGCTCCACAACGCGCGCACCTGGGGCTTCGTCTCCAGCGACTCCGCGAAGCGCAAAGCGCAGGAGACGCTCGAGATCTACGCACCGCTCGCGCACCGTCTCGGCATCCAGTCGATGAAGTCGGAGCTCGAGGATCTCTCTTTCGCGGTGCTGAAGCCGAAGCTCTACGCCGAGATCGAGAATCTCGTCAGCCAGCGCAACCCGCAGCGCGACGAGGTCGTGGGAGCGGTGATCCAGTCGATCGAGACGGATCTGCGCGAGGCGAAGATCCGCGGCGAGGTGACGGGGCGTCCCAAGGAGCTCTACTCGATCTATCAGAAGATGATCGTGCGGGGCCGCGACTTCGACGACATCTACGACCTCGTCGGCATCCGGGTGCTGGTCGCCTCGATCCGGGACTGCTACGCGGTGCTCGGTGCCGTGCACGCGCGGTGGACGCCGATCCCGGGCAGGTTCAAGGACTACATCGCCACCCCCAAGTTCAACTTGTACCAGTCGCTGCACACCACGGTGATCGGTCCCGACGGCCGCGCCGTCGAGATCCAGATCCGCACGGTGGAGATGCACCAGCGCGCCGAGTTCGGTGTGGCGGCGCACTGGAAGTACAAGCAGCGTCAGCAGGGGCAGCAGCAGCCGAGCTCCAACGACATGGCGTGGCTCGCCCACATCTCCGACTGGCAGGCCGAGACCGAGGATCCGAGCGAGTTCCTCGATGCACTGCGCTTCGAGATCGGGGCCAAGGAGGTCTACGTCTTCACCCCCAAGGGCCGGGTCGTCGGGCTGCCGGCCGGGGGCACGACGGTCGACTTCGCCTACGCCGTGCACACCGAGGTGGGGCACCGAACGATGGGTGCCCGGGTGAACGGGCGTCTCGTGCCGCTCGAGACGCCGCTGCAGAACGGCGACGTCGTCGAAGTCTTCACGTCGAAGGACCCGAATGCCGGGCCGAACAAGTCCTGGCTCACCTTCGTCAAGAGCAAGCGCGCCCAGAACAAGATCCGGCAGTGGTTCACGAAAGAGCGCCGCGACGAGGCCGCGGAGACCGGCAAGGTCGAGATCACGAAAGCGCTTCGCAAGCAGGGCATGCCGCTCCACCAGGTCATGAACTCGGCCGCGTTGCAGCAGGTCGCACTTCAGCTCCGGCTCGCCGACGTGACCGCGCTCTACGCCGCGGTCGGAGAAGGGCATGTCTCCGCCCAGTCGGTGATCGAGAAGGTCTCGGCCCTGGTCTTTGACGACCAGGTGTCGTCGGAGCCCGCGCTCGCGACGCTGCCCATTATCGAGTCGCCGCGGACCTCGAAGGCCTCGGCCACGAGCGGGGTCGTCGTGACGGGCGCCTCCGATGTGCTCGCGAAGCTCGCGAAGTGCTGCACGCCCGTACCCGGTGATGAGATCCGCGGATTCGTCACGAAGGGGCAGGGGGTCTCGGTGCACCGCGTGAACTGCCACAACTTCCAGGAGCTGCAGCACCAGCAGGAGCGGCTCATCGACGTGGAGTGGGCGCCGACGTCGAAGAGCGTCTTCCTCGTGCAGATCCAGGTCGAGGCGCTCGACCGGTCCGGATTGCTCTCCGACGTCACCCGCACGCTCTCCGAGCATCACGTCAACATCCTCTCGGCGTCCGTGAACACGTCCACCTCCCGCCTCGCGATCAGCAAGTTCGTCTTCGAGATGGCGAATGCGACGCACCTCGAGCACGTGCTGAACGCCGTGCGCCGCATCGACGGCGTCTACGACGTCTATCGCATCCAAAGCTGA
- the rpsD gene encoding 30S ribosomal protein S4, which translates to MSTTSRTRSQTRRSRALGIALTPKAAKYMEKRPYGPGQHGRTKRKSDSDYAVRLREKQRLRAQYGIREKQLTIAFKEARRQGGLTGENLVELLEMRLDALVLRAGFARTTAQARQLVVHRHILVDGKIVDRPSFRVKPGQLIHVKERSEGIEPLQVAAAGGHAEVLPNVPGYLEVELDKLQARLVRRPKRAEVPVTCEVQLVVEYYSGR; encoded by the coding sequence GTGTCGACTACGTCGCGTACCCGCTCACAGACCCGCCGCTCGCGGGCACTGGGCATCGCCCTCACCCCGAAGGCCGCCAAGTACATGGAGAAGCGCCCGTACGGCCCCGGCCAGCACGGACGCACGAAGCGCAAGAGCGACAGCGACTACGCGGTCCGCCTGCGCGAGAAGCAGCGTCTCCGCGCCCAGTACGGCATCCGCGAGAAGCAGCTCACCATCGCGTTCAAGGAGGCCCGTCGTCAGGGCGGCCTGACCGGCGAGAACCTGGTCGAGCTCCTCGAGATGCGCCTCGACGCCCTCGTGCTCCGTGCCGGCTTCGCCCGCACCACCGCGCAGGCGCGTCAGCTCGTCGTGCACCGTCACATCCTCGTCGACGGCAAGATCGTCGATCGCCCGTCCTTCCGCGTGAAGCCCGGACAGCTCATCCACGTCAAGGAGCGCTCCGAGGGCATCGAGCCCCTGCAGGTCGCCGCTGCCGGTGGCCACGCCGAGGTGCTGCCGAACGTTCCCGGTTACCTCGAGGTCGAGCTCGACAAGCTGCAGGCGCGCCTCGTGCGCCGCCCGAAGCGCGCAGAGGTCCCCGTGACCTGCGAAGTGCAGCTCGTGGTCGAGTACTACTCGGGCCGCTAG
- a CDS encoding replication-associated recombination protein A, which produces MRPRSLDEVVGQQHLLKPGSPLRVLAAEGEATRGAVSIILWGPPGTGKTTLAQAIAHSSGRRFVELSAVTAGIKDVRTVMERALNDRDLYDIATVLFLDEIHRFTKAQQDALLPGVENGWVTLVAATTENPSFSVISPLLSRSLLLTLEPLQDEDLRTLLVRAVEDPRGLAGSVVLEDDALQALVQLASGDARRALTGLEAAAASALAGAGAAGTDPDADAEADADPDSDTEAAASDPPHITDEIVSSSIDRALLRYDKNGDQHYDVISAFIKSLRGSDPDAAIHYLARMIEAGEDPRFIARRLMVHAAEDVGMADPQALPIAVAAAEATQLIGLPEARIPLAEATIYIATAPKSNAVITAIDAAIADVKAGRFGLVPIHLRDGHYPGAKRLGHGKGYRYPHNDPRGVSEQQYLPDELVGRTYYEPVARGYEREIAERLEKIRRITRGI; this is translated from the coding sequence ATGCGGCCGCGCTCGCTGGACGAGGTCGTCGGTCAGCAGCACCTGCTGAAGCCCGGGTCGCCGCTCCGGGTGCTCGCGGCCGAGGGGGAGGCCACACGAGGTGCCGTGTCCATCATTCTCTGGGGCCCGCCGGGCACGGGGAAGACGACGCTCGCACAGGCGATCGCGCACTCCAGCGGCCGTCGCTTCGTCGAGCTCTCGGCGGTGACCGCCGGCATCAAGGACGTTCGCACGGTGATGGAGCGCGCGCTGAACGACCGCGACCTCTACGACATCGCGACGGTCCTGTTCCTCGACGAGATCCATCGCTTCACGAAAGCGCAGCAGGATGCGTTGCTGCCCGGGGTGGAGAACGGCTGGGTCACCCTCGTGGCCGCGACGACCGAGAACCCCTCGTTCTCCGTCATCAGCCCGCTGCTCTCCCGATCACTGCTGCTCACGCTCGAACCGCTCCAGGACGAGGATCTGCGCACATTGCTCGTGCGTGCGGTCGAGGACCCCCGAGGGCTCGCCGGGAGCGTGGTGCTCGAGGACGACGCGCTCCAAGCGCTCGTGCAGCTGGCGTCGGGTGACGCCCGCCGTGCACTCACCGGGCTCGAGGCTGCGGCGGCATCCGCACTCGCGGGGGCGGGCGCCGCGGGCACCGATCCCGACGCGGACGCGGAAGCCGACGCTGATCCCGATTCCGATACCGAGGCCGCGGCTTCCGATCCGCCGCACATCACCGACGAGATCGTGTCCTCCTCCATCGACCGCGCGCTGCTCCGCTACGACAAGAACGGCGACCAGCACTACGACGTCATCAGCGCGTTCATCAAGTCGCTGCGCGGATCCGATCCCGACGCCGCGATCCACTATCTGGCGCGCATGATCGAGGCCGGTGAGGATCCGCGCTTCATCGCACGACGGCTCATGGTGCACGCGGCCGAGGACGTCGGCATGGCGGATCCGCAGGCCCTCCCGATCGCGGTGGCCGCAGCGGAGGCGACGCAGCTCATCGGACTCCCCGAGGCGCGCATCCCGCTGGCCGAGGCGACGATCTACATCGCGACCGCCCCGAAGTCCAACGCCGTCATCACGGCGATCGACGCGGCCATCGCCGACGTGAAGGCGGGGCGATTCGGTCTGGTGCCGATTCACCTGCGCGACGGCCACTACCCGGGCGCCAAGCGCCTCGGTCACGGCAAGGGCTATCGCTACCCCCACAACGATCCTCGGGGTGTCTCGGAGCAGCAGTACCTGCCCGACGAGCTCGTCGGCCGCACCTACTACGAACCGGTGGCGCGCGGATACGAGCGGGAGATCGCGGAACGACTCGAGAAGATCCGTCGGATCACGCGCGGGATCTGA